A single Pseudomonas brassicacearum DNA region contains:
- a CDS encoding aspartate-semialdehyde dehydrogenase, whose translation MSQSFDIAVIGATGTVGETLVQILEERDFPVGNLHLLASSESAGSSVMFRGKNVRVREVDEFDFSKVQLVFFAAGPAVTLSFAPRATAAGCALIDLSGALPPEQAPQIVPEANAQVLAGLSKPLQVSSPSASATALAVVLAPLRECLDLQRISLTASLAVSAQGRVAVSELARQTAELLNARPLEPKFFDRQMAFNLLAQVGTPDEQGHTQLEKRLVRELRQVLNQPLLKISVTCIQAPVFFGDSFSVTVQSASPIDLAKVNAALEAAPGIELVDAGDYPTAVGDAVGQDVVYVGRVRGGIDDPAELNMWLTSDNVRKGAALNAVQVAELLIKDLL comes from the coding sequence ATGAGCCAGTCCTTTGATATTGCCGTGATCGGCGCCACCGGTACTGTCGGCGAAACCCTCGTCCAGATTCTCGAAGAGCGGGACTTCCCGGTCGGTAACCTGCACCTGCTGGCCAGCAGCGAATCGGCAGGCAGCTCGGTGATGTTCCGCGGCAAAAACGTGCGGGTGCGGGAAGTCGACGAGTTCGATTTCAGCAAAGTCCAACTGGTGTTCTTCGCTGCCGGCCCGGCGGTGACCCTGAGTTTCGCCCCGCGGGCCACGGCGGCCGGCTGTGCGCTGATCGACCTGTCCGGCGCCTTGCCGCCCGAACAGGCGCCGCAGATCGTGCCGGAAGCCAACGCCCAGGTGCTCGCCGGTTTGAGCAAGCCGTTGCAGGTCAGCAGCCCCAGCGCTTCGGCCACGGCCTTGGCGGTGGTGCTGGCGCCGCTGCGCGAATGCCTGGACTTGCAGCGCATCAGCCTGACCGCCAGCCTCGCCGTGTCGGCCCAGGGCCGCGTGGCTGTGAGCGAGCTGGCGCGCCAGACCGCCGAGCTGCTCAACGCCCGTCCGCTGGAGCCGAAATTCTTTGACCGGCAGATGGCGTTCAACCTGCTGGCCCAGGTCGGCACCCCGGACGAGCAGGGCCATACGCAGTTGGAAAAGCGCCTGGTCCGCGAGTTGCGCCAGGTGCTGAATCAACCTTTGTTAAAGATTTCCGTCACTTGCATTCAAGCCCCGGTGTTTTTTGGCGATAGCTTTAGCGTGACTGTGCAGTCTGCCAGTCCCATCGACCTGGCCAAGGTCAACGCGGCGCTGGAAGCGGCCCCGGGTATCGAGCTGGTGGATGCGGGCGATTATCCGACGGCGGTGGGCGATGCGGTGGGCCAGGATGTGGTCTACGTTGGTCGTGTGCGCGGTGGAATCGACGATCCGGCGGAACTAAATATGTGGCTGACGTCAGATAACGTGCGCAAGGGCGCGGCGCTCAATGCCGTGCAGGTGGCTGAGTTGTTGATAAAAGACTTGCTGTAA
- the truA gene encoding tRNA pseudouridine(38-40) synthase TruA, with the protein MAADGFFRIALGVEYKGSRYRGWQRQASGVLTVQETLENALSKVADSPVALHCAGRTDAGVHACGQVVHFDTQVERSMKAWVMGANINLPHDVSVSWAKVMPAHFHARFKAIARRYRYVIYNDQIRPAHLNEEITWNHRPLDVERMAEAAQYLVGVHDFSAFRAGQCQAKSPIKELHHLRVSRHGKMIVLDIRASAFLHHMVRNIAGVLMTIGAGERPVEWIKEVLDSRVRRSGGVTAHPFGLYLVQVEYRDEFELPERYIGPHFLTGFSELDG; encoded by the coding sequence ATGGCGGCCGATGGCTTTTTCCGGATCGCCTTGGGCGTTGAATACAAAGGTTCGCGCTATCGTGGCTGGCAGCGCCAGGCTTCCGGTGTATTGACGGTGCAGGAAACCCTTGAAAACGCCCTGTCCAAAGTCGCCGACTCGCCCGTGGCGCTGCATTGCGCCGGGCGTACCGATGCCGGCGTGCATGCCTGCGGCCAGGTGGTGCATTTTGACACTCAGGTCGAGCGTTCGATGAAGGCCTGGGTGATGGGCGCCAACATCAACTTGCCCCACGATGTCAGCGTCAGTTGGGCCAAGGTGATGCCGGCGCATTTCCATGCGCGCTTCAAGGCCATCGCCCGGCGGTATCGCTACGTGATCTACAACGATCAGATCCGCCCGGCGCACCTGAACGAAGAAATCACCTGGAATCACCGTCCGCTGGACGTCGAGCGCATGGCCGAGGCCGCACAATACCTGGTCGGCGTCCATGATTTCAGCGCCTTCCGTGCCGGCCAGTGCCAGGCCAAGTCGCCGATCAAGGAGTTGCATCACCTGCGCGTGAGCCGTCATGGCAAGATGATCGTGCTCGACATCCGCGCCAGCGCGTTCCTGCATCACATGGTGCGCAACATTGCCGGCGTGCTGATGACCATTGGTGCGGGCGAACGGCCGGTGGAGTGGATCAAGGAAGTGCTCGACAGTCGTGTTCGTCGCTCCGGTGGCGTCACGGCGCACCCGTTTGGCTTGTACCTGGTACAGGTCGAATATCGCGATGAATTCGAGCTGCCGGAGCGTTATATCGGGCCACATTTCCTCACGGGCTTCTCGGAACTCGACGGCTGA
- a CDS encoding phosphoribosylanthranilate isomerase, translating to MPVVRSKICGITRVEDALVAVEAGADAIGLVFYAKSPRAVTVQQARAIIQALPPFVTPVGLFVNASRCELGEILDAVPLGLLQFHGDEAPADCEGWHRPYIKALRVKAGDDIAAACQAFASASGILLDTYVEGVPGGTGEAFDWSLVPQGLDKPIILAGGLTVDNVAQAIRQVRPYAVDVSGGVEQDKGIKDPAKIRAFMAAVRSSQSSM from the coding sequence ATGCCGGTCGTTCGCAGCAAGATTTGCGGGATCACCCGCGTCGAGGACGCATTGGTAGCGGTCGAGGCCGGGGCTGATGCCATCGGGCTGGTGTTTTACGCCAAGAGCCCGCGCGCGGTGACGGTGCAGCAGGCGAGGGCGATCATCCAGGCTTTGCCGCCGTTCGTGACTCCGGTGGGCCTGTTCGTCAATGCCAGTCGTTGCGAGTTGGGCGAGATACTCGATGCGGTGCCGCTGGGTTTGTTGCAGTTTCACGGCGATGAAGCCCCGGCCGATTGCGAGGGCTGGCATCGTCCGTACATCAAGGCGTTGCGGGTCAAGGCCGGTGACGACATCGCCGCCGCTTGCCAGGCGTTTGCCAGTGCCAGCGGCATTTTGCTGGACACCTATGTGGAAGGCGTTCCCGGAGGGACCGGCGAAGCGTTCGATTGGTCGCTGGTGCCCCAAGGCTTGGACAAACCGATTATCCTGGCCGGTGGCCTGACGGTGGATAACGTGGCTCAGGCCATTCGCCAGGTTCGCCCTTACGCGGTGGACGTGAGCGGCGGAGTGGAGCAGGACAAGGGCATCAAGGACCCGGCAAAGATTCGTGCATTCATGGCCGCTGTGCGCAGCAGCCAGTCGTCAATGTGA
- the asd gene encoding aspartate-semialdehyde dehydrogenase: MKRVGLIGWRGMVGSVLMQRMLEEQDFDLIEPVFFTTSNVGGQGPSVGKDTGVLKDAYSIDELKTLDVILTCQGGDYTSEVFPKLREAGWQGYWIDAASSLRMQDDAVIVLDPVNRKVIDQQLDAGTKNYIGGNCTVSLMLMGLGGLFEAGLVEWMSAMTYQAASGAGAQNMRELIKQMGATHAAVADDLANPASAILDIDRKVAEAMRSDAYPTENFGVPLAGSLIPWIDKELPNGQSREEWKAQAETNKILGRFKSPIPVDGICVRIGAMRCHSQALTIKLNKDVPIADIEGLISQHNPWVKLVPNNRETSMQELSPTKVTGTLNVPVGRLRKLNMGSQFVGAFTVGDQLLWGAAEPLRRMLRILLER; encoded by the coding sequence ATGAAACGTGTAGGTCTGATCGGTTGGCGCGGCATGGTCGGTTCCGTGCTCATGCAGCGAATGCTGGAAGAGCAGGATTTCGATCTCATTGAGCCGGTGTTTTTCACCACTTCCAATGTGGGTGGCCAGGGCCCGTCCGTGGGCAAGGACACCGGTGTGCTCAAGGATGCCTACAGCATTGACGAGCTCAAGACCCTCGACGTGATCCTGACCTGCCAGGGCGGCGACTACACCAGCGAAGTCTTCCCCAAGCTGCGTGAAGCCGGCTGGCAGGGTTACTGGATCGACGCCGCTTCCAGCCTGCGCATGCAGGACGATGCGGTGATCGTCCTTGACCCGGTGAACCGCAAGGTCATCGACCAGCAGCTGGACGCGGGCACCAAGAACTACATCGGCGGCAACTGCACCGTCAGCCTGATGCTGATGGGCCTGGGCGGCCTGTTCGAAGCCGGGCTGGTGGAGTGGATGAGCGCCATGACCTACCAGGCGGCGTCCGGTGCCGGCGCGCAGAACATGCGTGAGCTGATCAAGCAGATGGGCGCCACCCACGCCGCCGTCGCCGATGACCTGGCCAACCCGGCCAGCGCCATCCTCGACATCGACCGCAAGGTCGCCGAGGCGATGCGCAGCGACGCCTACCCGACCGAGAACTTCGGCGTACCGCTGGCCGGCAGCCTGATTCCCTGGATCGACAAGGAACTGCCTAACGGCCAGAGCCGCGAAGAGTGGAAGGCCCAGGCCGAAACCAACAAGATTCTCGGTCGCTTCAAGAGCCCGATCCCGGTGGATGGCATCTGCGTGCGCATCGGCGCCATGCGCTGCCACAGCCAGGCGCTGACCATCAAGCTGAACAAAGACGTGCCGATCGCCGACATCGAAGGGCTGATCAGCCAGCACAACCCTTGGGTCAAGCTGGTGCCGAACAATCGCGAAACCAGCATGCAGGAGCTGAGCCCGACCAAGGTCACCGGCACCCTGAATGTGCCGGTGGGTCGTTTGCGCAAACTGAACATGGGTTCGCAATTCGTCGGCGCCTTCACCGTCGGCGACCAACTGCTGTGGGGTGCGGCCGAACCGCTGCGTCGCATGTTGCGGATCCTGCTCGAGCGTTGA
- a CDS encoding SPOR domain-containing protein, with protein MALLDKAYKQRMVGALVLVALAVIFLPMLFSRQDEQRQVTVDAPAAPQAPSVPPVQVEPVIVPEPQALPQEPIPSDEELAEQSAPSMPIAPAPATPAPAAPSKPATAPAPAPVPAAPAVKPAPSQPITAATTKPDTTQSRVDANGLSVSWSVQLASLSSRESAENLQKTLRSQGYNAYIRSADGKNRVFVGPLIERAEADRLRDLLGRQQNLKGFVVRFQPERG; from the coding sequence ATGGCATTGCTGGATAAAGCGTACAAGCAGCGCATGGTCGGGGCACTCGTGTTAGTAGCCCTGGCGGTGATTTTCCTGCCGATGCTGTTTTCCCGTCAGGACGAGCAGCGCCAGGTCACGGTCGATGCACCAGCGGCGCCCCAGGCGCCGTCCGTGCCGCCTGTGCAGGTCGAGCCAGTGATCGTGCCCGAACCACAGGCGCTGCCCCAGGAGCCTATTCCGAGCGACGAGGAGTTGGCCGAGCAATCGGCGCCGTCGATGCCGATTGCGCCTGCCCCCGCAACGCCTGCGCCCGCCGCGCCGAGCAAGCCGGCAACTGCTCCGGCTCCAGCTCCCGTTCCGGCGGCTCCAGCGGTCAAGCCGGCCCCAAGCCAGCCGATTACCGCCGCCACGACCAAGCCGGACACCACGCAAAGCCGCGTGGATGCCAATGGCCTGTCGGTCAGTTGGTCGGTGCAATTGGCCAGCCTGAGCAGTCGAGAAAGTGCCGAGAACCTGCAGAAAACCCTGCGCAGCCAGGGCTACAACGCTTACATCCGCTCCGCCGATGGCAAGAATCGGGTGTTTGTCGGCCCGCTGATCGAGCGTGCCGAAGCCGACCGCCTGCGTGACCTGCTCGGCCGCCAGCAGAACCTCAAGGGTTTTGTGGTGCGCTTCCAGCCAGAGCGCGGCTAA
- a CDS encoding FimV/HubP family polar landmark protein gives MVQVRKLVLAIAAASALSSGMAQALGLGELTLKSPPNQPLVAEIELLDVQQLTAAEVVPSLASPEEFAKAGVDRQPFLNDLSFTPVINANGKSVLRVTSSRPLSEPMVKFLVQVMWPNGRLLRDYSVLLDPSKFSPQAADATRAKPPQVVSTPVTGATKPSQYTTTPRDTLWEIAAKVRNGGSVQQTMLAIQALNPNAFINGNINLLKTGQVLRLPDPVQSTALPQPQAIAEVAAQNAAWRAGRRGVAGAGKQQLDATKRGRGEGAPAQAAGRDNLSLVSADSAKAGGKGKGAAGDAQALSNKLAVTQESLDSARRDNEELKSRMADLQSQLDKLQRLIELKNNQLAKMQAEGVAVPPAGEAPPAMSAELAPAPAPAPEAAPEATPPAAAVEPTPAASNEQKYNDLLTNPILLGLIGGGALLLLLLLLLLARRRKAQQEAEKHLRMARALEEEADFSPELDLPPSSFEGIDVPPPSVKLEPKPAPAPAPVPKPAPVVAPVVVTPPIAAPLVAPAADRSDDVLPQAQSHIDRGRLNQAADLLEQGIKAEPQRSDLRLKLMEVYGQQGDRDAFVAQERQLVANGENFAQVEQLKSRFPAMVVATTAGLAAAAVAAELDAQYVKDLLEDKAPTDEELDSAFDLSLDDLEAAPVAPTPEPVAELDAFPEDDDLSFESVLKQQTEASESLDDLSEFDLDLGADAPTPVPALDDEDFLLDLDDDLKGLDLPATETPALADTPADDLELPADFDLSLSDEMDAHDAPKDVFESELDDVNAELDRLSDSLGQPTFTAEDALAGAEDEPDFDFLSGTDEVATKLDLAQAYIDMGDNDGARDILGEVLSEGDATQKSEAQEMLSRLA, from the coding sequence ATGGTTCAAGTTCGCAAACTGGTGTTAGCAATAGCGGCCGCCTCGGCGCTGTCCTCCGGTATGGCGCAAGCGCTCGGGCTCGGGGAATTGACCCTGAAGTCGCCGCCGAACCAGCCCTTGGTCGCCGAGATCGAGCTGCTCGATGTCCAGCAACTGACCGCCGCCGAAGTCGTGCCGAGCCTGGCCTCGCCCGAAGAGTTTGCCAAGGCAGGGGTCGACCGCCAGCCCTTTCTCAATGACCTGAGCTTCACTCCGGTGATCAACGCCAATGGCAAGAGCGTCCTGCGGGTAACGTCCAGTCGGCCGCTGTCTGAACCCATGGTCAAGTTCCTTGTGCAGGTGATGTGGCCCAATGGCCGCCTGCTGCGCGACTACAGCGTATTGCTCGATCCCTCCAAATTCTCGCCACAGGCCGCTGACGCCACCCGGGCGAAACCGCCCCAGGTCGTGTCCACGCCGGTCACCGGCGCCACCAAGCCTTCGCAATACACCACCACGCCGCGCGATACCCTGTGGGAAATCGCCGCCAAGGTGCGTAACGGCGGCTCGGTCCAGCAAACCATGCTGGCGATCCAGGCGTTGAACCCTAACGCGTTCATCAACGGCAACATCAACCTGCTCAAGACCGGCCAGGTGTTGCGCCTGCCGGACCCGGTGCAAAGCACGGCATTGCCGCAACCCCAGGCCATCGCCGAAGTGGCTGCGCAGAACGCCGCCTGGCGTGCGGGGCGGCGTGGCGTGGCGGGTGCTGGCAAACAGCAGTTGGATGCCACCAAGCGCGGCCGCGGTGAAGGTGCGCCGGCACAGGCTGCCGGTCGCGACAACCTGAGCCTGGTGTCGGCTGATTCGGCGAAGGCGGGCGGCAAGGGCAAGGGCGCTGCCGGCGATGCCCAAGCGCTCTCCAACAAGCTTGCAGTCACCCAGGAAAGCCTCGACTCGGCTCGCCGGGATAACGAAGAACTGAAAAGCCGTATGGCGGACCTGCAGAGTCAACTGGACAAACTGCAACGCCTGATCGAGCTGAAGAACAATCAACTGGCCAAGATGCAGGCCGAAGGTGTCGCCGTTCCTCCTGCTGGCGAGGCACCTCCTGCAATGTCCGCAGAACTGGCCCCTGCGCCTGCGCCTGCGCCAGAGGCAGCCCCGGAAGCGACGCCGCCTGCCGCTGCGGTCGAGCCGACGCCTGCCGCGTCCAACGAGCAAAAATACAACGACCTGCTGACCAACCCGATCCTGCTGGGATTGATTGGCGGTGGGGCGCTGCTCCTGCTGTTGCTTTTGTTGTTGCTCGCCCGTCGCCGCAAGGCCCAGCAGGAAGCGGAAAAGCACTTGCGCATGGCCCGAGCCCTCGAGGAGGAGGCTGACTTCTCCCCGGAGCTCGATCTGCCCCCGAGCAGCTTCGAGGGCATTGATGTTCCACCGCCTAGCGTAAAGCTCGAGCCAAAACCCGCGCCTGCTCCTGCGCCGGTACCCAAGCCGGCCCCGGTGGTTGCGCCTGTGGTGGTCACGCCGCCTATCGCGGCGCCCTTGGTGGCTCCGGCTGCCGATCGCTCCGACGACGTGCTGCCCCAGGCCCAGTCCCATATCGACCGCGGCCGCTTGAACCAGGCTGCCGACCTGCTTGAACAAGGCATCAAGGCCGAGCCTCAGCGCAGCGATCTACGCCTGAAGCTGATGGAAGTCTACGGTCAGCAGGGCGACCGCGACGCCTTTGTCGCCCAGGAACGCCAATTGGTGGCCAATGGCGAGAATTTCGCCCAGGTCGAACAACTGAAAAGCCGTTTCCCGGCCATGGTGGTCGCGACTACCGCGGGCCTGGCCGCGGCAGCGGTGGCTGCTGAACTGGACGCGCAGTACGTCAAGGACCTGCTGGAAGACAAGGCGCCGACAGACGAGGAACTCGACAGCGCCTTCGACCTGAGCCTGGATGACCTGGAAGCCGCCCCGGTTGCGCCGACGCCAGAGCCTGTCGCCGAGCTGGACGCGTTCCCGGAAGACGACGACCTGAGTTTCGAGTCGGTGCTCAAGCAGCAGACTGAAGCCAGCGAAAGCCTGGACGACCTGTCGGAGTTCGATTTGGACCTGGGTGCCGATGCCCCGACCCCGGTCCCTGCGCTCGACGATGAAGACTTCCTGCTGGACCTGGACGACGACCTCAAGGGCCTGGACTTGCCTGCGACTGAAACGCCGGCTTTGGCTGATACCCCGGCTGACGATCTCGAACTGCCGGCGGACTTCGATCTGTCCCTGTCTGATGAAATGGACGCGCACGATGCGCCCAAGGATGTCTTCGAGTCCGAGCTTGACGATGTAAACGCCGAGTTGGATCGTCTGTCCGACAGCCTTGGCCAGCCGACCTTCACCGCCGAAGATGCCTTGGCCGGTGCAGAAGACGAGCCGGACTTCGACTTCCTTAGCGGTACCGACGAAGTGGCGACCAAGCTCGACCTGGCCCAGGCCTACATCGACATGGGCGACAACGACGGCGCCCGCGACATCCTCGGCGAAGTCCTCAGCGAAGGCGACGCCACCCAGAAGAGCGAAGCGCAGGAGATGTTGTCGCGTTTGGCTTGA
- the accD gene encoding acetyl-CoA carboxylase, carboxyltransferase subunit beta, with protein MSNWLVDKLIPSIMRSEVKKSSVPEGLWHKCPSCEAVLYRPELEKTLDVCPKCNHHMRISARARIDIFLDAEGRVELGADLEPVDRLKFRDGKKYKDRLTAAQKQTGEKDALISMSGTLLGMPVVVSAFEFSFMGGSMGAIVGERFVRAANYALENRCPMICFAASGGARMQEALISLMQMAKTSAVLARLREEGIPFISVLTDPVYGGVSASLAMLGDVIVGEPKALIGFAGPRVIEQTVREKLPEGFQRSEFLLEHGAIDMIIHRQELRPRLGNLLAQLMGLPTPKFVAAPIEPIVVPPVPAGL; from the coding sequence ATGAGCAACTGGTTGGTAGACAAACTGATCCCTTCGATCATGCGTTCCGAGGTGAAGAAAAGCTCGGTGCCTGAAGGTCTGTGGCACAAATGTCCATCCTGCGAAGCGGTGCTGTACCGTCCCGAGCTGGAAAAGACCCTGGACGTTTGCCCCAAGTGCAACCACCACATGCGCATCAGTGCGCGCGCCCGTATCGATATTTTCCTCGATGCCGAAGGCCGTGTTGAGCTGGGTGCCGACCTGGAGCCAGTGGATCGCCTGAAATTCCGCGATGGCAAGAAATACAAGGACCGCCTGACCGCTGCCCAGAAACAGACCGGCGAAAAAGACGCGCTGATATCCATGAGCGGCACCCTGCTGGGCATGCCGGTGGTGGTCTCGGCCTTCGAATTTTCCTTCATGGGCGGTTCCATGGGCGCCATCGTCGGTGAGCGCTTCGTTCGTGCCGCCAACTATGCTTTGGAAAACCGTTGCCCGATGATCTGCTTCGCCGCTTCCGGCGGTGCGCGGATGCAGGAAGCGCTGATCTCGCTGATGCAAATGGCCAAGACCTCCGCGGTGCTGGCGCGTCTGCGTGAAGAAGGCATTCCGTTCATCTCGGTGCTGACCGACCCGGTCTACGGTGGCGTTTCCGCCAGCCTGGCGATGCTCGGCGACGTGATCGTCGGTGAGCCGAAAGCCCTGATCGGCTTCGCCGGTCCGCGCGTGATCGAGCAGACCGTGCGCGAAAAACTGCCGGAAGGCTTCCAGCGCAGTGAGTTCCTGCTGGAGCACGGCGCCATCGACATGATCATCCATCGCCAGGAGCTGCGTCCGCGCCTGGGCAACCTGCTGGCTCAATTGATGGGCTTGCCGACGCCGAAGTTCGTCGCTGCACCGATCGAGCCGATCGTGGTTCCGCCGGTGCCTGCTGGCCTATGA
- the leuB gene encoding 3-isopropylmalate dehydrogenase gives MSKQILILPGDGIGPEIMAEAVKVLALANDKYSLGFELSHDVIGGAAIDKHGVPLADETLDRARAADAVLLGAVGGPKWDKIERDIRPERGLLKIRAQLGLFGNLRPAILYPQLADASSLKPEIVSGLDILIVRELTGGIYFGAPRGTRELDNGERQAYDTLPYSESEIRRIARVGFDMARVRGKKLCSVDKANVLASSQLWREVVEQVAKDYPDIELSHMYVDNAAMQLVRAPKQFDVIVTDNMFGDILSDEASMLTGSIGMLPSASLDANNKGMYEPCHGSAPDIAGQGIANPLATILSVSMMLRYSFNLNDAADAIEKAVSVVLDQGLRTGDIWSQGCTKVGTQQMGDAVVAALRNL, from the coding sequence ATGAGCAAGCAGATTCTGATTCTCCCAGGTGACGGCATTGGCCCGGAAATCATGGCCGAAGCGGTCAAGGTCCTGGCGCTGGCGAACGACAAGTACAGCCTGGGCTTCGAACTCAGCCACGACGTGATCGGCGGCGCGGCCATCGACAAGCACGGCGTGCCCCTGGCCGATGAAACCCTGGACCGTGCCCGTGCAGCCGATGCCGTGCTGCTGGGCGCCGTGGGCGGCCCGAAATGGGACAAGATCGAACGCGACATCCGCCCCGAGCGCGGCCTGCTGAAGATCCGCGCGCAACTGGGCCTGTTCGGCAACCTGCGTCCGGCGATTCTCTACCCGCAACTGGCCGATGCATCGAGCCTGAAGCCGGAAATCGTCTCGGGCCTGGACATCCTCATCGTCCGTGAACTGACCGGCGGTATCTACTTCGGCGCCCCGCGTGGCACCCGTGAGCTGGATAATGGCGAGCGCCAGGCCTACGACACCCTGCCGTACAGCGAAAGCGAAATCCGCCGTATCGCCCGGGTCGGCTTCGACATGGCCCGCGTGCGTGGCAAGAAGCTGTGCTCGGTGGACAAGGCCAACGTGCTGGCTTCCAGCCAACTGTGGCGTGAAGTGGTCGAGCAGGTGGCCAAGGATTACCCGGACATCGAGCTGAGCCACATGTACGTCGACAACGCCGCCATGCAACTGGTACGTGCGCCCAAACAGTTCGACGTGATCGTCACCGACAACATGTTCGGCGACATCTTGTCCGACGAAGCGTCGATGCTCACCGGTTCCATCGGCATGCTGCCGTCGGCCTCCCTGGACGCCAATAACAAGGGCATGTACGAGCCGTGCCACGGTTCGGCGCCGGACATCGCCGGGCAGGGCATTGCCAACCCGTTGGCGACCATCCTCTCGGTGTCGATGATGCTGCGTTACAGCTTCAACTTGAACGATGCCGCCGATGCGATCGAAAAAGCCGTCAGCGTGGTCTTGGACCAAGGCTTGCGCACAGGGGATATCTGGTCGCAAGGTTGTACCAAAGTCGGTACGCAGCAAATGGGCGATGCAGTAGTCGCCGCGCTGCGGAATCTGTAA
- the folC gene encoding bifunctional tetrahydrofolate synthase/dihydrofolate synthase produces MIQRTLGDWLAYLEQLHPSAIDMGLERSQAVASRMGLAKPAPRVITVTGTNGKGSTCAFVASLLQAQGLNVGVYSSPHLLRYNERVQVNGVEATDAQLCEAFAAVEAGRGDTTLTYFEMGTLAAFWLFARAGLDAVVLEVGLGGRLDTVNLVDADIALVTSIGVDHADYLGDTRESVAFEKAGIFRQGAPALCGDLNPPQPLLDKVRELNCPFFLRGRDFDLAMTEQHWQWRGSDLRGNPVELHDLPLLDLPMENAALALQAYLLLDLPWDAGQIVQALQATRVVGRLDRRQFDWQGKRLNLLLDVGHNPHAAQYLAERLARRPVVGRRLAVFGLLSDKDLDGVVEALGASVQHWAVTPLDSPRSRTAAQLQEALQRRGASVQAYASVAAALEGQCALATADDEILLFGSFFCVAEALQWLARRSTEEAADGIAG; encoded by the coding sequence ATGATCCAACGTACCCTGGGCGATTGGCTTGCCTACCTCGAGCAGTTGCATCCATCGGCCATCGACATGGGGCTGGAGCGCTCGCAAGCGGTAGCGTCCCGCATGGGGCTGGCCAAGCCGGCGCCCCGGGTCATCACCGTCACCGGCACCAACGGCAAGGGGTCGACCTGCGCCTTCGTGGCCTCGCTGTTGCAGGCCCAGGGGCTGAACGTTGGTGTCTACAGCTCGCCGCACCTGCTGCGCTACAACGAGCGGGTGCAAGTCAATGGCGTCGAAGCCACTGACGCGCAGCTGTGCGAAGCCTTTGCCGCGGTGGAAGCCGGGCGAGGCGATACAACCCTCACTTATTTCGAGATGGGCACCCTGGCGGCGTTCTGGTTGTTTGCCCGTGCTGGTCTCGATGCGGTCGTGCTGGAAGTCGGCCTGGGCGGACGCCTGGATACAGTCAACCTGGTGGACGCAGACATTGCCCTGGTCACCAGCATTGGCGTGGACCATGCCGACTACCTGGGCGATACCCGCGAATCCGTGGCCTTCGAGAAGGCCGGCATCTTTCGCCAGGGCGCGCCTGCGCTTTGCGGCGATCTCAATCCTCCTCAGCCGTTGCTCGACAAGGTTCGCGAATTGAACTGCCCGTTCTTTCTGCGTGGGCGGGATTTCGACCTGGCGATGACCGAGCAGCATTGGCAATGGCGCGGCAGTGACTTGCGGGGCAATCCGGTGGAATTGCACGATCTGCCCTTGCTGGACCTGCCGATGGAAAACGCCGCGCTGGCGCTCCAGGCCTACCTGTTGCTGGACTTGCCATGGGATGCCGGGCAAATCGTCCAGGCGCTGCAGGCGACCCGTGTGGTCGGGCGCCTCGATCGTCGCCAGTTCGATTGGCAAGGCAAGCGTCTGAACCTGTTGCTGGATGTCGGCCATAACCCCCACGCGGCGCAGTACCTGGCCGAGCGCCTGGCACGGCGCCCCGTGGTGGGGCGGCGTCTTGCCGTGTTCGGGCTGCTGTCCGACAAGGATCTGGATGGCGTTGTCGAGGCGTTGGGTGCTAGTGTCCAACATTGGGCGGTGACGCCACTGGATTCGCCACGTTCGCGTACAGCGGCTCAGCTGCAGGAAGCCTTGCAGCGCCGTGGTGCTTCAGTGCAAGCCTACGCGAGCGTGGCTGCCGCGCTGGAAGGGCAGTGCGCCCTGGCGACGGCCGATGATGAAATCCTGCTGTTCGGATCATTTTTTTGTGTTGCCGAGGCCCTTCAATGGTTGGCCCGGCGCTCCACGGAGGAAGCTGCAGATGGCATTGCTGGATAA